A portion of the Bifidobacterium sp. ESL0800 genome contains these proteins:
- the alr gene encoding alanine racemase gives MTLNALPEWPYSSALGKSNYAAALRRYPGQAIVDLKAMRDNMRHLVEVVGGPKSGTAVMGVVKADGYGHGLIPSALAALAGGATWLGTAQPREALLLRMAGIDSSRCHILTWMYNGRNAPLIELIASDIDISVGSLDGIDAVAAAARKLGMPARVHVKVDTGFGRNGFTAAGFQAALDKLVPLAHEGVLDVVGQWSHFSVADAPDVPEFVEATDQQLESFKQFTARMEKAGIPPRIRHIANTAATLSRPETRFELTRPGIGLYGYEADPAMGTPANYDLKPAMTLQAQLATVKGVEAGHGISYGRTYITDEATSTAIVPLGYADGIHRSASGFDEAGAKHTLKPGGPVRVMTAEGPKLMRVSGRVCMDQFILDLHGDAKRLGVHEGDTVELFGPGRGEDYAEPTADDWARAADTISYEIFTCLRTRIPRLYLHASEVLDPQDMSKLNSKSLL, from the coding sequence ATGACTTTGAACGCACTGCCCGAATGGCCTTACTCTTCCGCACTTGGCAAATCGAACTACGCCGCCGCGCTGCGACGTTACCCGGGGCAGGCCATCGTCGACCTCAAGGCGATGCGCGACAACATGCGTCACTTGGTCGAGGTCGTCGGCGGGCCGAAATCCGGCACCGCCGTGATGGGTGTAGTGAAGGCCGACGGATATGGGCACGGGCTTATTCCTTCCGCGCTGGCGGCGCTCGCGGGAGGCGCGACATGGCTCGGCACCGCCCAGCCGCGTGAAGCCCTGTTGCTGCGCATGGCCGGTATCGATTCGAGCCGTTGCCATATTCTCACGTGGATGTACAACGGGCGCAACGCCCCGCTCATCGAGCTCATCGCCAGTGACATCGACATTTCGGTGGGTTCGCTCGACGGCATCGACGCCGTGGCCGCCGCCGCTCGGAAGCTTGGCATGCCGGCACGTGTGCACGTCAAGGTCGACACCGGTTTCGGCCGCAACGGCTTCACGGCAGCCGGTTTTCAGGCCGCGCTCGACAAGCTGGTGCCGCTCGCCCACGAGGGTGTGCTCGACGTTGTGGGGCAGTGGAGTCATTTTTCGGTGGCCGACGCGCCCGATGTCCCCGAATTCGTGGAGGCGACCGACCAGCAGCTCGAAAGCTTCAAGCAGTTCACCGCGCGGATGGAAAAGGCCGGAATCCCGCCGCGCATCCGCCATATCGCGAACACCGCGGCCACGCTTTCCCGACCGGAAACGCGCTTCGAGCTGACCCGTCCGGGCATCGGGCTTTACGGCTATGAAGCCGATCCGGCGATGGGGACGCCCGCAAATTACGATTTGAAACCGGCCATGACCTTGCAAGCGCAGCTCGCTACGGTCAAAGGTGTCGAGGCGGGACATGGAATTTCGTACGGACGCACCTACATCACCGACGAGGCGACCAGCACGGCCATTGTGCCGCTGGGCTATGCCGACGGCATCCACCGTTCCGCCTCCGGATTCGACGAGGCCGGCGCGAAACATACGCTCAAGCCGGGCGGTCCGGTGCGCGTGATGACCGCCGAGGGACCCAAGCTGATGCGCGTCTCCGGGCGTGTATGCATGGACCAGTTCATCCTCGACCTGCACGGCGATGCCAAACGACTCGGCGTGCACGAAGGGGACACCGTCGAACTCTTCGGGCCCGGCCGCGGTGAGGACTACGCCGAGCCGACCGCGGACGATTGGGCGCGTGCCGCCGACACCATCAGCTACGAGATCTTCACCTGCCTGCGCACGCGCATCCCGCGGCTTTATTTGCATGCCTCGGAAGTGCTCGATCCGCAGGATATGAGCAAACTCAACTCCAAGTCGTTGCTGTGA
- a CDS encoding N-acetyltransferase: protein MAEEHKRHTGSDLTEATAETAGILTGSMRVRRASEADFDVIMAIFERARELMRRTGNPNQWGKSWPPAELIHEDIRGGNGMLLVDAEGEGGAERILAYFAMFLGVEPTYAHLTEGAWLDDDEYATMHRLASSGLKGHSGGACMQWAAAAYKNVRCDTHPDNKAMQHVFEESGYRRCGIITVSDMGDRGNTRIVYQRHDR from the coding sequence ATGGCTGAAGAACACAAGAGGCATACTGGGAGCGATCTCACGGAAGCAACTGCGGAAACGGCAGGAATTCTGACCGGTTCCATGCGCGTGCGTCGGGCTAGCGAAGCTGATTTCGATGTAATCATGGCTATCTTCGAGCGGGCCCGCGAACTGATGCGACGCACCGGTAACCCCAACCAGTGGGGCAAAAGCTGGCCTCCCGCCGAACTGATCCACGAGGATATTCGCGGCGGCAACGGCATGCTGCTGGTCGATGCCGAAGGTGAGGGCGGCGCCGAACGTATACTCGCCTATTTCGCGATGTTTCTTGGTGTGGAGCCGACCTATGCGCACCTGACCGAAGGCGCTTGGCTGGACGACGACGAATACGCCACCATGCACCGCCTTGCTTCATCTGGGCTGAAAGGTCATAGCGGGGGAGCGTGCATGCAATGGGCGGCGGCGGCATACAAAAACGTACGCTGCGACACCCACCCGGACAACAAGGCGATGCAGCACGTCTTTGAGGAATCGGGATATCGGCGTTGCGGAATCATTACGGTCAGCGACATGGGCGATCGCGGCAACACGCGCATTGTGTACCAGCGTCACGATAGGTGA
- a CDS encoding S-ribosylhomocysteine lyase, producing MADENKPEPESFKLDHTKVKAPYVRFIDTETGEKGDVISNYDLRLVQPNENAIPTGGLHTIEHTIAVLLRERIPGYIDCSPFGCRTGFHLLTWGEHSTEDVAKALKESLEFIAYKATWDDVPATDIKSCGNYRDHSLFTAKEWCKKILDEGISSDPYVRKVV from the coding sequence ATGGCAGACGAAAACAAGCCGGAACCGGAGAGCTTTAAGCTCGATCACACCAAGGTGAAGGCGCCGTATGTGCGCTTTATCGACACCGAGACCGGCGAGAAGGGCGACGTCATCTCCAATTACGACCTGCGCCTGGTGCAGCCCAACGAGAACGCCATCCCGACCGGCGGCCTGCACACCATCGAGCACACCATCGCGGTGCTGCTGCGCGAGCGCATCCCGGGCTACATCGACTGCTCACCGTTCGGCTGCCGTACCGGCTTCCATCTGCTGACCTGGGGCGAGCACAGCACCGAGGACGTCGCCAAGGCGCTCAAGGAATCCCTCGAGTTCATTGCCTACAAGGCGACTTGGGACGACGTGCCGGCCACGGACATCAAGAGCTGCGGCAACTACCGCGACCACAGCCTGTTCACCGCCAAGGAATGGTGCAAGAAGATCCTCGACGAGGGCATCAGCTCCGATCCTTACGTGCGCAAGGTGGTCTGA
- the cas2 gene encoding CRISPR-associated endonuclease Cas2: protein MMVVVAYDVNTETPQGRRRLRLVAKACVKFGQRVQNSVFECLVSPSDLLVLKNELVKIIDVECDSLRFYNLGAKYSNRIEQVGRQRHLPSDGIMMV, encoded by the coding sequence ATGATGGTGGTTGTTGCCTACGATGTGAATACGGAGACTCCGCAGGGCAGAAGACGGCTGCGACTTGTTGCGAAGGCGTGCGTCAAATTCGGGCAGCGTGTGCAGAACAGCGTCTTTGAATGCCTGGTCTCACCCTCAGACTTGTTGGTGTTGAAGAATGAATTGGTGAAGATTATTGATGTCGAATGCGATAGCCTGAGATTTTACAATCTGGGAGCGAAATATTCGAATCGGATCGAGCAGGTCGGGCGACAAAGGCATTTACCGTCGGATGGGATCATGATGGTCTGA
- the cas1c gene encoding type I-C CRISPR-associated endonuclease Cas1c yields MRQLLNTLFVLSEDAYLSLKDDNVVVQNKDERLASIPLRSIEQILCFSYKGASPALMGKCAEFGVAVSFFSPRGRYYCSILGEKNRNVLLRRQQFRIADDEKRSLPIAKSFIAGKVFNCRWVLERTKRDHAMRVNVERLAGQSAALHSALGQIGGCSRIDELRGLEGNAAKDYFFAFDDLILRNKDDFFFEVRSRRPPLDRLNALLSFVYTLLTSDCTAALQGVGLDPYVGFMHVDRPGRVSLALDLMEELRPVVADRFVLSMVNTGAIKPADFEERENGGIFLNDKGRKVVLTAWQKRKMEELTHPFLNEKMTWGLVPYVQALLLVRTLRGDLDAYPPLMWK; encoded by the coding sequence ATGCGACAATTGCTAAATACGTTATTTGTTCTCTCTGAAGATGCATACCTTTCGTTGAAGGACGACAATGTGGTCGTGCAGAACAAGGATGAGCGGCTGGCGTCCATACCATTGCGTTCGATTGAACAGATTCTCTGTTTCAGCTACAAAGGTGCTTCGCCGGCGTTGATGGGCAAATGCGCCGAGTTTGGAGTCGCGGTCTCGTTTTTCTCTCCGCGTGGCAGGTACTATTGTTCGATTCTCGGGGAGAAGAACCGAAATGTGCTGTTGCGCCGGCAACAGTTTCGGATTGCGGATGATGAAAAGCGTAGCCTGCCGATAGCGAAATCCTTTATCGCTGGGAAGGTGTTCAACTGCCGTTGGGTCCTCGAACGGACGAAACGAGACCATGCTATGAGGGTGAATGTGGAACGGCTGGCCGGGCAGAGCGCGGCGTTGCACTCTGCACTTGGCCAGATCGGTGGATGTTCCCGTATCGATGAGTTACGAGGATTGGAAGGAAATGCCGCGAAGGATTATTTCTTTGCGTTTGACGATTTGATACTACGCAATAAAGACGATTTCTTCTTTGAGGTCAGAAGCCGAAGACCGCCTTTGGATCGTTTGAACGCATTGCTTTCATTTGTGTACACGTTGCTTACTAGTGACTGTACCGCAGCGTTGCAAGGTGTCGGGCTCGACCCATATGTCGGTTTCATGCATGTTGATCGGCCGGGTAGGGTTTCACTGGCGCTGGATCTGATGGAGGAATTGCGTCCGGTGGTAGCCGATCGGTTCGTGCTGAGCATGGTGAACACCGGGGCGATCAAACCTGCGGATTTCGAGGAACGCGAAAATGGCGGAATCTTCCTGAACGATAAAGGGCGCAAAGTGGTTCTTACGGCTTGGCAGAAACGTAAGATGGAGGAACTGACACATCCTTTTTTGAACGAGAAAATGACGTGGGGACTGGTGCCGTATGTGCAAGCGCTGCTGCTCGTACGGACGCTTCGGGGAGATCTGGATGCCTACCCGCCGTTGATGTGGAAGTGA
- the cas4 gene encoding CRISPR-associated protein Cas4, with the protein MTVSIMSYRELLNGSTDYPEDDWLALSGIQHYAFCKRQWALIHIEQLWQENERTTAGQIEHQRVDDYGNSETRGDLLILRSLRVFSRKVGITGICDVVEFHKDDDGVALHGREGKWKPYPVEYKHGHAKTKDEDRLQLCAEAMCLEEMLACDIAEGALFYRETKRREVVELDDALRDQVVNLTCQMHEMYQRGYTPKARRTKSCNACSLRNLCLPELGRKQSAKAYIQQCISDDAAGGK; encoded by the coding sequence ATGACCGTGAGCATAATGAGCTACCGTGAGTTGCTGAACGGGTCAACCGATTATCCCGAGGATGATTGGCTGGCCCTTTCGGGCATTCAGCATTATGCCTTCTGCAAGCGTCAGTGGGCGTTGATCCATATTGAGCAACTATGGCAGGAGAACGAGCGTACTACGGCAGGCCAGATTGAGCATCAGCGAGTCGACGATTATGGGAATTCCGAGACTCGTGGTGATCTGCTTATCCTACGAAGCCTACGCGTGTTTTCTCGGAAGGTCGGTATAACAGGAATCTGCGATGTCGTCGAATTCCACAAGGATGACGACGGCGTCGCACTGCATGGCCGCGAAGGCAAGTGGAAACCCTATCCAGTCGAGTATAAACATGGCCACGCTAAGACGAAAGACGAGGACAGGTTGCAGCTGTGTGCCGAGGCAATGTGTCTGGAGGAGATGCTGGCCTGCGACATTGCCGAGGGCGCGTTGTTCTACCGTGAGACGAAACGGCGTGAGGTGGTGGAGCTTGACGACGCATTGCGCGATCAGGTGGTGAATCTGACCTGCCAGATGCACGAGATGTACCAACGTGGGTATACTCCCAAGGCTAGGCGCACTAAGTCGTGCAATGCCTGTTCGTTGCGGAATCTTTGTCTGCCGGAATTGGGCCGAAAGCAGTCTGCAAAAGCCTATATTCAGCAATGCATAAGCGACGATGCTGCTGGTGGAAAGTGA
- the cas7c gene encoding type I-C CRISPR-associated protein Cas7/Csd2: MQSLQNKIDFVVVLGVENANPNGDPLGGNRPRTTADGLGEISDVAIKRKMRNRAQDEGENIFVRMQERADDGAKSLSERLGNFLKGLPKEDQKNRDVVFDKVCQQWFDVRAFGQVFAFKKKDTGAEGVSIGVRGPVSIQSAFSTEPVAIDSVQITKSVNSETTDDGKKSSDTMGTKYRISGKAVYVTKGSISPQLAEKTGFSQEDAEIIKKTLLTLFVNDESSARPSGSMEVLKVVWFTHDCKAGQYSSAKVHRSVKVDTNNDKVKVEVNTDEISGLKYEILDGQ; encoded by the coding sequence ATGCAAAGTTTGCAGAATAAGATTGATTTTGTAGTCGTCTTGGGGGTCGAAAACGCCAATCCCAATGGTGATCCACTGGGCGGCAATCGTCCAAGGACCACTGCTGATGGTTTAGGCGAGATATCCGATGTGGCCATCAAGCGTAAGATGCGCAATCGTGCACAGGACGAGGGTGAGAATATCTTCGTCCGCATGCAAGAACGTGCTGATGATGGCGCCAAATCTTTATCCGAGAGGCTGGGCAATTTCCTTAAGGGTCTTCCGAAAGAGGATCAGAAGAACAGAGACGTGGTTTTCGATAAGGTTTGTCAGCAGTGGTTTGATGTGCGTGCTTTCGGCCAGGTATTTGCCTTTAAAAAGAAGGATACCGGGGCAGAGGGGGTGTCGATCGGGGTCCGTGGACCGGTGTCGATTCAATCCGCTTTCTCTACTGAGCCGGTTGCCATCGATAGCGTGCAGATCACGAAATCAGTGAATAGCGAAACGACGGATGATGGCAAGAAGTCCAGTGACACGATGGGCACTAAGTACCGCATTTCGGGCAAGGCTGTTTACGTGACCAAGGGCAGCATCAGCCCTCAGCTTGCTGAAAAGACCGGATTCTCCCAGGAAGATGCTGAAATAATCAAGAAGACATTATTGACTTTGTTCGTCAATGACGAGAGTTCGGCGCGTCCCTCGGGTTCGATGGAGGTATTGAAGGTCGTCTGGTTTACCCATGACTGCAAGGCTGGCCAATACTCTTCGGCGAAGGTGCATCGTTCGGTGAAAGTGGATACGAATAACGATAAGGTCAAGGTCGAGGTGAACACAGACGAGATTTCAGGACTAAAGTATGAAATTCTCGATGGGCAGTGA
- a CDS encoding type I-C CRISPR-associated protein Cas8c/Csd1, which yields MSLWSNLLQTYGSIQDKTGVAPLDKEGNPQIKKTLLPLFHTTIPTNLHVTLDAQGNCISITRDKDVVTIIAPCTEASMGRSGMDPKPHPLCDQLKYVDSTLEPKAFESYMSQLSSWKGDNPKLNAIYEYLSRHSVVEDACDRHIYESQEDGFVKLPKGEEKVGVRFSVRIPEDDEKNVWEDKRLWELWIARQSDDTMADGKDALGGDFHRQAGNYPKNIVGTAGNAKLISTNDAGKHNFVFYGRFVSVDEASRIDSVTSQKVHAALKWLIRNNGTLTDKQAITIWAVGGMPDVTLPFGNSYEVEQSAEEHLTDSERISQLRLDTGSDYARKFGQIVRGFGSPDTLRDHSRMVVIAIFDAATSGRLSLTFYQEFLEKDYLECIAKWHEDSTWPLIRFESASQEAKTNESEHVRPVEYFGAPSYLDIVNCVYGSGERSGASYTRLKTKVQKQLIQSMFSNSALPREFAQAAFNNVIRPTSYDKENKWRYDVEVVCSIWKKIYIQSGKEITVELDEQRQDRDYLYGRLLALADHLEGGVLWKQKADRPTTAVKLMTNFVARPYTTWGNIMDQLVPYIKSLKGSQWFQNDIDEVMSLFKDGEYEDNRPLQPLYLLGYSHERRKLQKKPLNESE from the coding sequence ATGAGTCTTTGGTCGAATCTGTTGCAAACCTATGGATCCATTCAAGACAAAACCGGTGTTGCGCCACTGGACAAGGAGGGCAATCCACAAATCAAAAAAACCTTGCTGCCTTTGTTCCATACAACGATTCCAACGAATTTGCACGTCACGCTTGATGCCCAGGGCAATTGCATCAGCATCACCAGGGACAAGGATGTTGTCACGATTATCGCTCCTTGCACTGAGGCGTCGATGGGACGGTCTGGGATGGATCCGAAGCCTCATCCGTTATGCGATCAACTGAAATATGTGGATAGCACCTTGGAGCCGAAGGCGTTTGAGTCGTATATGAGCCAACTGAGTAGTTGGAAGGGCGATAACCCCAAACTCAACGCGATCTATGAGTACTTGAGTCGCCATAGCGTTGTCGAGGATGCGTGTGATCGGCATATCTACGAATCTCAGGAAGATGGATTCGTCAAGCTTCCCAAGGGTGAGGAAAAGGTCGGAGTGCGCTTTTCGGTACGAATCCCGGAGGATGATGAGAAGAACGTCTGGGAAGACAAACGGCTTTGGGAATTGTGGATAGCTCGGCAGAGCGACGATACGATGGCTGATGGGAAAGATGCCTTGGGTGGCGACTTCCATAGGCAGGCTGGGAATTATCCCAAGAATATCGTTGGGACAGCTGGTAACGCGAAACTGATTTCAACCAATGATGCGGGTAAACATAATTTCGTGTTTTATGGACGTTTTGTCTCTGTGGATGAAGCAAGCAGGATTGATTCGGTTACGTCTCAAAAAGTTCATGCCGCTTTAAAGTGGCTGATTAGGAATAATGGTACATTGACCGATAAGCAAGCGATAACGATCTGGGCCGTTGGCGGTATGCCTGATGTGACACTTCCATTTGGCAACTCATATGAGGTCGAGCAGTCGGCTGAAGAGCATCTGACCGATTCCGAACGTATCAGTCAGCTACGGCTGGACACCGGAAGCGATTACGCCAGAAAGTTTGGACAGATAGTCAGAGGATTCGGCTCGCCGGATACGTTGCGGGACCATTCGCGGATGGTCGTCATCGCGATTTTTGATGCGGCGACTTCGGGTCGGCTAAGTCTCACGTTCTACCAGGAGTTTCTTGAGAAAGACTATCTGGAGTGCATCGCAAAATGGCATGAGGATTCCACGTGGCCGTTGATTCGCTTTGAGTCTGCATCGCAGGAAGCCAAAACAAACGAGTCTGAGCACGTGAGACCGGTGGAATATTTTGGTGCTCCTTCCTATCTCGACATCGTCAACTGTGTATATGGATCAGGTGAAAGAAGTGGCGCATCATATACACGTTTGAAGACCAAGGTGCAGAAGCAACTGATCCAATCGATGTTCAGCAATTCGGCATTACCGCGTGAATTCGCGCAGGCGGCGTTCAATAACGTCATCCGTCCAACCAGCTACGACAAGGAGAATAAATGGAGATACGACGTTGAAGTCGTGTGCAGTATCTGGAAGAAAATCTATATACAAAGTGGGAAGGAAATAACTGTGGAATTGGATGAGCAACGTCAGGATAGGGACTATCTTTATGGGCGACTGTTGGCGCTCGCGGATCATCTGGAGGGCGGCGTGCTGTGGAAACAGAAGGCGGATAGGCCCACGACTGCAGTGAAACTTATGACGAATTTCGTCGCCAGACCTTACACGACGTGGGGCAACATCATGGATCAGCTTGTTCCTTATATAAAGTCGCTCAAGGGTAGTCAGTGGTTTCAGAATGACATTGACGAGGTCATGTCGTTATTTAAGGATGGCGAATATGAAGACAACCGACCATTGCAGCCGTTGTATCTGCTGGGATATTCGCACGAGCGTAGGAAGCTGCAGAAGAAACCGCTGAATGAATCCGAGTGA
- the cas5c gene encoding type I-C CRISPR-associated protein Cas5c, with protein sequence MKRYRNSIEFEVFGPYALFSEVATRTGGEKFSYQVPTYQALKGITESVYWKPTLIWRIDAVRVMNRIQTESKGIRPIKYKGGNDLSYYTYLKNVRYQVLAHFEWNEQREDLAADRNENKHHNIAKRAVKLGGRRDIFLGTRECQGYVEPCEFGSGESFYDGYGQMDMGYMFHSFIYPDENPDHDFTAQFWRPVMSDGVIEFPRPDSSDLDSHIIRGNQPIRKFEIGRNLAEAEGQAS encoded by the coding sequence ATGAAGCGATATCGCAATTCCATAGAATTCGAGGTATTTGGACCCTATGCCTTGTTCTCAGAGGTCGCGACACGGACGGGAGGTGAAAAATTCTCCTATCAGGTTCCTACCTATCAGGCGTTGAAAGGCATTACCGAAAGCGTCTACTGGAAGCCGACGCTGATTTGGAGAATAGATGCCGTTCGCGTCATGAACCGTATCCAGACCGAGAGCAAAGGTATCCGCCCCATCAAATACAAAGGCGGTAATGACTTGTCGTACTACACCTATCTGAAGAATGTGCGCTATCAGGTGCTTGCGCATTTTGAATGGAATGAGCAGCGCGAGGATCTTGCGGCCGATCGCAACGAGAACAAGCATCATAACATCGCCAAAAGAGCCGTAAAACTTGGAGGTAGACGCGACATCTTTCTCGGCACCCGTGAATGTCAAGGTTACGTGGAACCGTGTGAATTTGGTTCTGGTGAGAGCTTCTACGATGGATATGGCCAGATGGATATGGGATACATGTTCCATTCGTTCATCTATCCAGACGAAAATCCCGATCATGATTTCACAGCGCAATTTTGGCGGCCGGTGATGAGCGATGGTGTCATTGAATTTCCGCGTCCGGATTCTTCGGATCTTGACTCGCATATCATTCGAGGGAATCAGCCGATTCGGAAGTTCGAAATTGGCCGGAACCTTGCCGAAGCAGAGGGGCAGGCATCATGA
- the cas3 gene encoding CRISPR-associated helicase Cas3', whose protein sequence is MDALLAHINDDHSRKQTLKEHLSNTAQFSKHFEDRFEDIAFLAGYLHDVGKATECFQSYLIHGDAKRGDIVHALQGAFVSAHFPVKDQYQMLTQEILEGVIAKHHGDLPDYLSPDGSSCFFDTMTDARQRDERYHFDEVKQNLRKLDLDLESSFNVAATDSKTFIDAAMSNGYGGAHRQNSLYFAMGLYTKYIYSRLIDADRLDTACFNQGEKEQSRKPDWTDLIERFESHLGGFDNTSKVNQIRARISQQCLDSSARPTGIYRLSVPTGGGKTLASFRFALHHAQQTGKSHIIYVIPYLSITTQTSRDLRKFLDLADDDDTLLEHYSSAANQGEQKGMSEQERDEREKKRQEAAQRWDNPVVVTTMVQFLETVMSSHGTDLRKFHNMADSVIVFDEIQALPINTIHLFDEVVSFLAKILNSTILLCTATQPPLESTERKNLLISKEPDLISESEGYRERLRRTNIVASADEKSVEEVADRVLQLALEDGSCLAIVNLKSEARRIYERVMEDQRAQECEVIHLSTSMCGRHRRDQIERMETLLNPVNDCIRKGETYKGKPVICISTQLIEAGVDVSFACVVRAMAGLDSILQAAGRCNRSGESETPKNVYVYPIANESGLSKLQDIAIGKEITLGLLHDYPKADLQSKDMLDAFYREYFHERSKGGRMDYPMPGKKTAYDLLSVNRSARALYSEHADNQSYTHCLAQSFKTVSDHFHVIPDMTKSVVVYYQDSDKWIDLLRHGDIRQQIKALRKLQDYSVSLFDYEFQKLDKQGALDLVNKDFNVWQLNKDHYKEGYGVVLDIEMPLLMVDKESRC, encoded by the coding sequence ATGGATGCTTTACTCGCGCATATTAATGATGATCATAGTCGTAAGCAAACGTTGAAAGAGCATCTGTCAAATACTGCTCAATTTTCAAAGCATTTCGAAGATAGATTTGAAGATATCGCATTTTTAGCTGGATATCTACATGACGTCGGAAAGGCGACAGAGTGTTTCCAGAGCTATCTGATTCATGGCGACGCTAAAAGAGGTGATATCGTCCACGCGTTGCAGGGTGCTTTTGTGAGTGCTCATTTTCCCGTCAAGGATCAGTACCAGATGCTGACGCAGGAAATTCTCGAAGGAGTGATCGCAAAGCATCACGGTGATTTGCCTGATTATCTAAGTCCGGATGGGAGCAGTTGTTTCTTCGACACAATGACTGATGCTCGGCAACGGGATGAACGTTATCATTTTGACGAGGTCAAGCAAAACCTTAGAAAACTGGATTTGGATTTGGAGAGCTCCTTTAATGTCGCAGCAACCGATTCCAAGACATTCATAGACGCAGCAATGAGTAATGGTTACGGTGGTGCCCATCGTCAGAACTCGTTGTATTTTGCCATGGGACTCTATACCAAGTATATTTACTCACGACTGATTGATGCCGATCGATTGGACACTGCGTGCTTCAACCAAGGCGAAAAGGAACAAAGTCGTAAACCTGACTGGACTGACCTTATTGAACGATTCGAGTCGCATCTTGGCGGGTTCGACAATACATCAAAAGTCAATCAGATCAGGGCTCGAATCTCGCAGCAGTGTCTTGACTCCAGTGCAAGGCCAACTGGAATCTATCGTCTTTCCGTGCCCACTGGCGGCGGGAAGACGTTGGCCTCGTTCCGTTTCGCTCTTCACCATGCGCAGCAAACAGGCAAATCGCATATCATCTATGTGATTCCCTATTTGTCCATTACCACTCAGACATCACGGGACCTGAGAAAGTTCCTCGATCTGGCTGACGATGACGATACGTTATTGGAACACTATTCCAGCGCAGCCAATCAAGGCGAGCAAAAAGGGATGTCCGAGCAGGAGCGCGATGAACGTGAGAAAAAACGGCAAGAAGCAGCGCAGCGGTGGGATAATCCGGTTGTCGTGACGACCATGGTGCAGTTCTTGGAGACGGTGATGTCTTCGCACGGTACCGATTTGCGAAAGTTCCACAATATGGCGGACAGTGTCATTGTCTTCGATGAGATTCAGGCGTTGCCAATCAATACAATCCATTTGTTCGATGAAGTTGTCAGTTTCCTCGCGAAGATATTGAATTCCACCATTCTGTTGTGTACTGCTACACAGCCTCCTCTCGAGTCGACTGAGCGAAAGAATCTATTGATTTCCAAGGAACCGGATTTGATTTCCGAATCCGAAGGCTATCGAGAACGGTTGCGTAGAACGAATATCGTGGCATCGGCTGATGAAAAATCCGTTGAAGAAGTGGCCGACCGTGTTCTTCAATTGGCGTTGGAAGATGGAAGCTGTCTGGCTATCGTCAACCTGAAATCCGAAGCTCGAAGAATCTACGAACGCGTGATGGAAGACCAACGGGCACAAGAATGCGAAGTTATTCATTTGAGTACGTCGATGTGTGGCAGGCATCGACGCGATCAAATTGAAAGGATGGAAACCCTTTTAAATCCCGTCAACGACTGCATCCGGAAGGGAGAAACCTATAAGGGCAAGCCGGTTATCTGTATCAGTACTCAACTTATCGAGGCCGGCGTCGATGTGTCCTTTGCCTGCGTAGTGAGGGCGATGGCTGGGTTGGATAGCATTCTGCAGGCTGCAGGACGCTGCAATCGTAGTGGAGAGTCGGAAACCCCGAAGAACGTTTATGTCTATCCAATCGCCAACGAGTCTGGACTGAGCAAGCTTCAGGACATAGCTATAGGGAAGGAGATTACTCTGGGGTTGCTGCATGATTATCCTAAGGCAGACCTGCAATCCAAAGATATGCTTGACGCGTTCTACCGAGAATATTTCCATGAACGTAGCAAGGGCGGCAGAATGGATTATCCTATGCCCGGCAAGAAGACAGCTTATGATTTGCTGTCGGTCAATCGTTCGGCGAGAGCATTGTATTCCGAACATGCGGATAATCAGAGCTATACGCATTGTCTGGCGCAGTCGTTCAAGACAGTCAGCGACCATTTCCATGTAATTCCCGACATGACCAAAAGTGTCGTAGTTTATTACCAAGACAGTGATAAGTGGATTGATTTGTTGCGTCATGGCGATATCCGGCAACAAATCAAAGCCCTTCGGAAACTACAGGATTATTCGGTATCGCTTTTTGACTATGAGTTTCAGAAGCTGGATAAGCAGGGTGCTTTGGATCTTGTCAATAAGGATTTCAATGTGTGGCAATTGAATAAAGATCACTATAAAGAAGGGTATGGCGTAGTGCTCGACATAGAGATGCCATTGCTAATGGTCGATAAAGAATCGAGGTGCTGA